A genome region from Pseudomonas pergaminensis includes the following:
- a CDS encoding alpha/beta hydrolase: MHSESIRYLIVPGWQGSPEDHWQSHWQNSLPNSARVEQADWLTPRREDWVAALAEAIAADSTPVILIAHSLGCITVAHWAATAPVRFLRQVRGALLVAPADVERPACAPALRNFAPIPTDLLPFPSQVVSSDNDSAVSAPRALELARNWGAEAGILSGAGHINVKSGHQRWEQGFAYLYRLQSRLEHHARRTA, from the coding sequence TCGTTATCTGATCGTGCCGGGCTGGCAAGGATCGCCAGAAGATCATTGGCAAAGTCACTGGCAGAACAGCCTGCCCAATAGCGCCCGCGTGGAGCAGGCCGACTGGCTGACCCCGCGTCGCGAAGACTGGGTCGCCGCGCTGGCCGAGGCCATTGCGGCCGACAGCACGCCGGTGATCCTGATCGCCCATAGCCTGGGCTGCATCACCGTGGCGCACTGGGCGGCCACTGCACCGGTGCGGTTTTTGCGTCAGGTACGCGGTGCGTTGCTGGTGGCGCCGGCTGATGTCGAACGTCCTGCTTGCGCGCCGGCCTTGCGTAATTTCGCCCCCATTCCAACCGACCTGCTGCCGTTTCCGAGCCAGGTGGTCAGCTCCGACAACGACAGTGCCGTCAGCGCCCCTCGGGCCCTGGAGCTGGCGCGCAACTGGGGTGCCGAAGCCGGCATTCTGTCCGGCGCCGGGCATATCAATGTGAAGTCTGGCCACCAACGCTGGGAGCAGGGATTTGCTTACCTGTACCGCCTGCAAAGTCGCCTTGAGCATCACGCCCGGCGCACTGCCTGA
- a CDS encoding sigma 54-interacting transcriptional regulator, which yields MSLHETYGQPLLTFPDAEKSPLSIRAKALVFVDPRSRQLREDLESLAPRALPVLIRGETGSGKELLARHIHRGSDRTGLFVSVNCGAISPTYADAELFGYAAGAHSGAASSRAGWFGSANGGTLYLDEIGDLPLPIQVKLLAALENHEVTRVGAHQPSPVDVRLVAATSIDLAQAVAAGKFHERLFHYLSEGRLDLPALRERVGDILSLAEYFLGIYSQRLDLPVPLISDAAQRVLEHHSWPGNTRELENVIHFALLVSSGDEILPEHLNLPVAGSPLEQVQRIFQRASPAEQETLRKFLHEQNGIST from the coding sequence ATGAGTCTGCATGAAACCTACGGCCAGCCTTTGCTGACCTTTCCCGACGCGGAAAAAAGCCCGCTGAGTATCCGCGCCAAGGCGCTGGTGTTTGTCGATCCCCGTTCGCGCCAATTGCGCGAAGACCTCGAAAGCCTCGCGCCGCGCGCCTTGCCCGTATTGATTCGTGGCGAAACCGGTAGTGGTAAAGAGTTGCTGGCGCGGCACATCCACCGTGGCAGCGACCGCACAGGCCTGTTTGTCTCGGTCAATTGCGGCGCCATCAGCCCGACCTATGCCGATGCGGAATTATTCGGTTATGCCGCCGGTGCCCACAGTGGCGCGGCCAGCAGCCGGGCAGGGTGGTTCGGTTCGGCGAATGGCGGCACCTTGTACCTGGATGAGATTGGCGACCTGCCGCTGCCGATCCAGGTGAAGCTGTTGGCCGCGCTGGAAAACCACGAAGTCACTCGCGTCGGCGCCCATCAGCCGAGCCCGGTGGATGTGCGCCTGGTCGCCGCCACCAGCATCGACCTGGCACAGGCCGTGGCAGCCGGCAAGTTCCATGAGCGCTTGTTTCACTACTTGAGCGAAGGGCGGCTGGACTTGCCAGCACTGCGCGAACGCGTGGGTGACATCCTGTCCCTGGCCGAGTACTTCCTGGGTATCTACAGCCAGCGTCTGGACCTGCCGGTGCCGCTGATCAGCGATGCCGCGCAGCGTGTGCTGGAGCACCATAGCTGGCCGGGCAATACTCGTGAGCTGGAAAACGTCATTCACTTCGCGTTGCTGGTGAGCAGCGGCGACGAGATCCTGCCCGAGCATTTGAACCTGCCGGTCGCTGGTTCGCCATTGGAACAGGTGCAGCGTATTTTCCAGCGTGCCAGCCCCGCCGAGCAGGAAACTCTGCGTAAATTCCTACATGAACAAAATGGAATATCAACGTGA
- a CDS encoding MetQ/NlpA family ABC transporter substrate-binding protein, with protein sequence MKKVLLFTALAAALTASFAQANEKLVVAATPIPHAEILELVKPTLAKEGVDLEIKVFTDYVQPNVQVAEKRLDANYFQTLPYLENFNKGKGTNLVTVVGVHVEPFGGYSKKIKNISELKDGATVAIPNEGSNSGRALLLLQKAGVITLKDPTNALATPKDIKDNPKHLKFKELESALLPRVLDQVDLDLINTNYALEAGLNPAKDALIIEDAKSPYVNFLVARPDNKDSDAIQKLSKALTSPEVKAFIEKKYNGAVVPAF encoded by the coding sequence ATGAAAAAGGTTCTGTTGTTTACCGCACTGGCGGCTGCCCTGACTGCAAGCTTCGCCCAGGCCAACGAGAAACTGGTGGTGGCCGCCACGCCGATCCCGCACGCCGAGATCCTCGAACTGGTCAAGCCAACCCTTGCCAAAGAAGGCGTGGACCTGGAAATCAAAGTCTTCACCGACTATGTACAACCTAACGTGCAGGTGGCCGAGAAGCGCCTGGACGCCAACTACTTCCAGACCCTGCCGTACCTGGAAAACTTCAACAAGGGCAAGGGCACCAACCTGGTCACCGTAGTCGGTGTGCACGTTGAACCCTTCGGCGGTTACTCGAAAAAGATCAAGAACATTTCCGAGCTCAAAGATGGCGCCACCGTGGCCATTCCAAACGAAGGCTCCAACAGCGGCCGCGCCCTGTTGCTGCTGCAGAAAGCCGGTGTGATCACCCTGAAAGACCCGACCAACGCCCTGGCCACGCCAAAAGACATCAAGGACAACCCCAAGCATCTGAAATTCAAGGAGCTGGAATCGGCCTTGCTGCCACGCGTGCTGGACCAGGTGGACCTGGACCTGATCAACACCAACTACGCCCTGGAAGCTGGCCTGAACCCAGCCAAAGACGCGCTGATCATCGAAGACGCCAAGTCGCCGTACGTGAACTTCCTGGTGGCTCGCCCGGACAACAAGGACAGCGACGCTATCCAGAAACTGTCCAAGGCCCTGACCAGCCCGGAAGTCAAAGCCTTCATCGAGAAAAAGTACAACGGCGCGGTAGTGCCTGCGTTCTGA